Proteins co-encoded in one Methanosarcinales archaeon Met12 genomic window:
- a CDS encoding type II secretion system F family protein, protein MKRLERYKVLCYRFGRYINISPQGDVAKSLYRADIEMAPGMFISLVFVTTVVATVTMLVLSTILFRNSPNPLIYIAGLTLLTFGLVLSAFPFALYNRSSEKKMDIERELPYALGYMSVLASAGSSPLDIIRRIAIEDYGHISKEFGKVIYRVDILGEDAITAMNDLIQNTPSEMFRGVCIDIANIMHVGGGLMSYLEGKSKDLMTMRRQVQKEFVDSLSIYGEIYLGGIVMSIIIAILGIVVGGALGIDFGIFPPRDLFNITTYGMLPFINILFLTILWMKYSGSPT, encoded by the coding sequence ATGAAGCGCCTCGAACGTTACAAAGTGTTATGTTACCGTTTTGGGCGATATATCAACATATCGCCGCAGGGGGATGTGGCGAAGTCATTGTATCGAGCCGACATCGAGATGGCGCCCGGCATGTTCATCTCGCTTGTATTTGTCACGACGGTTGTTGCGACGGTCACGATGCTCGTTTTATCGACAATTCTCTTCCGCAACTCACCTAACCCACTCATCTATATCGCGGGGTTGACTTTGCTCACCTTCGGGCTCGTACTCAGCGCATTCCCGTTCGCACTATACAACAGATCGTCTGAGAAGAAGATGGACATCGAGCGGGAGCTTCCATATGCACTTGGTTATATGTCAGTACTTGCAAGTGCAGGGTCGTCACCGCTCGACATTATCAGAAGGATTGCCATCGAGGATTACGGCCATATATCAAAGGAGTTCGGAAAGGTCATCTACCGGGTCGATATTCTTGGAGAGGATGCCATCACGGCTATGAACGATTTGATACAGAATACGCCGTCCGAGATGTTTCGAGGCGTCTGCATCGATATTGCAAACATCATGCACGTGGGCGGCGGACTTATGAGTTACCTTGAGGGGAAATCAAAAGACCTGATGACGATGCGGAGACAGGTCCAGAAGGAGTTCGTCGATTCGCTCTCGATTTATGGCGAAATATACCTCGGCGGCATTGTGATGAGTATTATAATTGCAATCCTCGGAATCGTGGTTGGGGGTGCGCTTGGCATAGATTTTGGCATCTTCCCACCGCGAGACCTCTTTAACATCACCACCTATGGCATGCTGCCGTTTATTAACATATTATTTCTTACCATACTCTGGATGAAGTATTCGGGGAGCCCGACATGA
- a CDS encoding type II secretion system F family protein — MKIEKFRMHAARYVQIIRLKYDIRREYFTVAIPVIAAIVLLCVAVLIGHTFPAIGETRDEVDDARLAAFAELVAELGEVEDGMDVEQIEVPQKDEEIKNNLDHILVFAVLVAIIPYSVDMYIQKGLLKKREIAYSGFLFKLSELMRGGIDPIRGVIELSKTGLGAITGSIKGAASAMILGHSFADAMNNMAAAQKSEIIKKYTALVVRASYAGGSVADIVFRTSEDMRTVIRIEQEKEGDLKQYTIIFYFAQGIIVMLMYVLSTSLLPMIEGAGMEVLLGDAGVADIDFRLGFFHMIIMNAFFGGLIIGQITEGHIKHGLKHSAVLMIVCYVASTALILPVPPAEGDITIEVLSGDGQEGITGVPLEYPIVFMVRDRDGDPAQDVQVSINILPGGSVDPDIVKTGPDGRATVNIVPGLTEGVYEIKAISGIVEETATAHVRFPERPIIVPPLDQTLEAGAFGVIVWNITDDNPDQFRVLRDGETVMGPAQLIDRPLLEGLYYQLRSIMGVAHLSSVNISVPITITTPGVWNYTIIASDTTGNTTGDEVMITIIDVTPPKVISNPIGYPGIGMWAKNGDIIRLNVTVIDEHSGVRDVIVNVSSINDTIRYLSLTRVAETDLFTADIMVNTVAPYRIREAIIIATDKAKNVNNTMSFSIDIRY, encoded by the coding sequence ATGAAAATAGAAAAGTTTCGCATGCACGCCGCCAGATACGTGCAGATAATAAGATTGAAATATGACATAAGGCGAGAGTATTTCACTGTGGCGATTCCCGTAATCGCTGCGATCGTACTCCTCTGTGTGGCAGTGCTCATTGGCCATACTTTCCCCGCCATAGGAGAAACGAGAGATGAGGTCGATGATGCACGGCTTGCCGCGTTTGCGGAACTTGTGGCTGAGTTGGGTGAAGTCGAAGATGGTATGGACGTGGAGCAGATTGAAGTGCCCCAGAAGGACGAGGAGATAAAAAATAATCTGGACCATATACTTGTATTTGCAGTCTTGGTTGCGATTATCCCGTATTCGGTCGATATGTACATCCAAAAGGGGCTTCTTAAAAAACGTGAAATTGCATACAGTGGATTTCTATTCAAGCTGTCTGAACTGATGAGGGGCGGCATAGACCCGATCAGAGGGGTGATTGAACTCTCAAAGACCGGGCTTGGCGCAATAACGGGAAGCATTAAGGGGGCGGCATCTGCCATGATTCTCGGGCACTCGTTTGCGGATGCGATGAATAATATGGCAGCCGCACAGAAGAGCGAGATAATCAAAAAGTACACAGCCCTGGTGGTTCGGGCATCGTACGCTGGTGGTTCGGTCGCAGATATTGTGTTCAGAACGTCAGAGGATATGCGGACCGTAATCAGGATAGAGCAAGAAAAAGAGGGGGACCTGAAACAATACACAATTATATTTTATTTTGCGCAGGGAATCATCGTCATGCTGATGTATGTCCTCTCGACCTCGCTTCTTCCAATGATTGAGGGGGCGGGGATGGAGGTATTGTTAGGAGATGCGGGAGTGGCTGATATAGATTTTAGACTCGGATTCTTCCATATGATCATCATGAACGCATTCTTTGGCGGCCTGATCATAGGCCAGATCACAGAGGGGCATATAAAACACGGATTAAAGCATTCCGCAGTCCTTATGATTGTGTGCTATGTTGCATCCACTGCTTTAATTCTCCCGGTACCGCCGGCAGAGGGCGATATTACGATTGAAGTGCTCTCGGGCGATGGGCAGGAAGGGATAACCGGAGTACCACTCGAATATCCTATCGTCTTCATGGTCCGGGACCGGGATGGAGACCCAGCCCAGGATGTCCAGGTTAGTATTAACATATTGCCGGGCGGCAGTGTAGATCCGGATATCGTGAAGACCGGGCCGGATGGCAGGGCCACTGTAAATATTGTGCCTGGTTTAACAGAGGGCGTCTATGAAATCAAAGCCATATCTGGCATCGTGGAAGAGACGGCGACCGCCCACGTCAGATTCCCGGAAAGACCGATTATAGTGCCCCCCTTAGACCAGACACTCGAAGCAGGTGCCTTTGGAGTGATTGTATGGAATATAACTGATGATAATCCTGATCAGTTCCGGGTATTGAGAGATGGGGAAACGGTCATGGGCCCCGCCCAGCTAATAGATCGGCCCTTGTTGGAGGGACTGTACTATCAACTCCGCTCCATTATGGGAGTCGCCCACCTTAGTAGTGTGAATATAAGCGTTCCAATAACTATCACAACACCCGGGGTCTGGAACTACACAATCATCGCGAGCGATACAACGGGCAATACGACGGGTGATGAAGTGATGATAACAATCATAGATGTTACACCGCCAAAGGTAATTTCCAATCCAATAGGTTACCCGGGAATAGGTATGTGGGCTAAGAACGGGGATATAATCAGATTAAATGTAACCGTTATAGATGAACATTCTGGCGTCAGGGATGTGATAGTTAACGTCTCAAGCATCAACGATACGATCAGGTACCTATCCTTAACACGGGTTGCTGAAACAGACCTATTCACAGCAGATATAATGGTCAATACGGTAGCCCCCTATAGAATAAGAGAGGCCATCATCATCGCTACAGATAAGGCGAAGAATGTGAACAATACGATGTCGTTCAGCATAGACATTCGATATTGA
- a CDS encoding ATPase domain-containing protein, with protein sequence MDLSSIGLEATLQKGVLLIEEELGSIKSIFIQRIGFESIKLGKTVLYISTKRSREDVLAQMSAFGMDGNSEMFTILGDFKDRTTLLDMCYEDTPKRRKLYPLVAPSPQNISGVDLCIVDTLTSLFIDVETHMVVDMLNSFIDVSRHSDTMFLLAADMGVFPERTERIMRSMVDGIIQFRTIYAGDKINKVINIPKLEGVLPPERMIPYHMTSEGISIDTRERVG encoded by the coding sequence ATGGACTTATCTAGCATTGGATTGGAAGCGACTCTACAAAAGGGCGTATTATTGATTGAAGAGGAGTTAGGTAGTATAAAGAGCATATTCATCCAAAGGATTGGATTTGAATCGATAAAACTTGGAAAAACAGTGTTGTACATCTCAACAAAGCGGTCGAGAGAGGATGTTCTCGCTCAGATGTCGGCGTTTGGAATGGATGGGAATTCGGAGATGTTCACGATACTTGGAGACTTTAAGGACCGAACAACTCTGCTCGATATGTGCTACGAAGATACTCCGAAACGCCGGAAATTGTACCCTTTGGTCGCCCCATCGCCGCAGAACATCTCTGGTGTGGACCTCTGTATAGTGGACACCCTCACATCACTCTTCATAGATGTAGAGACGCATATGGTGGTGGATATGCTCAATTCTTTTATCGATGTAAGTCGACACAGCGATACAATGTTTTTGCTGGCAGCGGATATGGGCGTATTTCCTGAGAGGACTGAAAGGATTATGAGGTCGATGGTGGACGGCATAATTCAATTCAGAACCATATACGCCGGAGATAAAATAAATAAGGTCATCAACATCCCAAAACTGGAAGGCGTTCTGCCCCCGGAAAGGATGATACCCTACCATATGACAAGTGAAGGCATATCCATCGATACGAGAGAGCGGGTTGGATAG